A region from the Flavobacterium enshiense genome encodes:
- a CDS encoding peptide MFS transporter — protein sequence MRNKHPRGLLFLFFTEMWERFGYYLIIGIFVLYMIDPAATGGMAFSDKYADDIFGTYIALTYLTPFLGGYLADRVLGYFKAIYLGGFLMGLGYIGLGFHNTTAFYVSMALIIVGNGFFKPSISTLVGNLYSTDEYKANKDAGYNIFYMGINIGAFICNIIAAFMRNQYGWSAAFITAGIGMFIGLIIFTLGRKHLHSANVMKPVQEGDISLGRILGMVFLPAIICGAIGWMIPDNIFKSDSTDAFIFACIPIIVFYVRLYLKANHEDKRPLGALLAIFAVGMLFWAVFKQNGTALTRWANYYTDRQVTGSTEQALSSIYLVDKKDFQTKEVQKYDNQFQAEKDEAGEPIKVQGKDVYFTNISNEQRAELEKDPNQTVSLINTELFQSVNPGWIILLTPVVVGFFMFMRKRGKEPSTPSKIVLGLFISALSCLFMVAAVYIGSNGAVKVSPLWLVGTYGVITIGELCLSPMGLSIVSKLSPPRLTALMMGGFFLSISIGNKLSGVLASMWYDYENKANFFLVNCLLLLFATLLGLSILKRLNAVMKEKGLN from the coding sequence ATGAGGAATAAACATCCTAGAGGATTACTGTTTTTGTTTTTTACCGAAATGTGGGAGCGTTTCGGGTACTATTTAATCATCGGAATTTTTGTTTTATACATGATCGATCCGGCTGCGACAGGCGGGATGGCGTTCTCCGATAAATATGCCGATGACATCTTCGGAACCTATATCGCCTTGACCTATCTGACCCCTTTTTTAGGAGGCTACCTTGCCGACCGTGTTTTGGGTTACTTTAAAGCGATTTATCTCGGAGGATTCCTGATGGGATTGGGTTATATCGGATTAGGATTTCACAATACCACCGCTTTTTATGTGTCGATGGCACTTATTATTGTAGGTAACGGATTTTTTAAACCGAGTATTTCAACGCTGGTTGGGAACTTATATTCCACCGATGAATACAAAGCCAATAAAGATGCTGGATACAATATTTTCTACATGGGGATCAATATCGGGGCGTTCATTTGTAATATCATAGCCGCTTTTATGCGTAACCAATACGGATGGAGTGCCGCTTTTATTACGGCGGGTATCGGAATGTTTATTGGTCTTATCATTTTTACTTTGGGGAGAAAACATCTGCACAGTGCCAATGTGATGAAACCGGTTCAGGAAGGAGATATCAGTTTGGGTCGAATTCTTGGAATGGTTTTTTTACCGGCCATTATTTGTGGGGCTATAGGATGGATGATTCCGGATAATATCTTCAAAAGTGATTCGACAGACGCTTTCATTTTCGCCTGTATTCCTATTATCGTTTTTTATGTTCGATTGTATCTTAAAGCGAATCATGAAGACAAACGTCCGCTAGGCGCTTTGCTGGCAATCTTTGCAGTTGGAATGTTGTTCTGGGCGGTTTTCAAACAGAACGGTACAGCCTTAACGCGTTGGGCAAACTATTATACGGATCGACAGGTTACCGGTTCTACAGAACAGGCATTGTCTTCTATTTATCTGGTAGATAAAAAAGATTTCCAGACCAAAGAAGTTCAGAAATACGACAACCAGTTTCAGGCTGAAAAAGACGAAGCTGGAGAACCAATTAAGGTTCAGGGAAAAGATGTGTATTTTACCAATATTTCCAATGAGCAGCGTGCCGAACTGGAAAAAGATCCCAATCAGACGGTTTCATTAATCAATACCGAATTGTTTCAGTCGGTCAACCCTGGTTGGATTATTTTGCTGACACCTGTTGTAGTGGGATTTTTTATGTTTATGCGCAAAAGAGGCAAAGAACCTTCAACGCCATCAAAAATTGTTCTTGGATTATTCATTTCCGCATTATCCTGTCTGTTTATGGTGGCAGCGGTTTATATCGGAAGTAATGGCGCAGTTAAAGTATCGCCGCTGTGGTTAGTGGGTACTTACGGTGTTATTACTATCGGTGAATTGTGTTTGTCTCCAATGGGACTTTCGATTGTTTCCAAGCTAAGCCCGCCGCGATTGACTGCACTGATGATGGGAGGATTCTTCTTGTCTATTTCCATCGGAAATAAATTATCAGGTGTATTGGCAAGCATGTGGTATGATTACGAGAACAAAGCGAATTTCTTTTTGGTAAACTGCCTGTTGCTGTTGTTCGCCACTTTGTTAGGGTTGTCTATCCTAAAACGTTTGAATGCCGTAATGAAAGAAAAGGGATTAAATTAA
- a CDS encoding peptide MFS transporter produces the protein MSSTIDEVQDFKGIKVDDIQNFKGKYPKQLWYLFFSEMWERFCFYGMRGMLVVFMVSQLMMDEKTANLQYGATQAFVYAFTFIGGLFADKILGYRKSLFWGGLLMIAGSIILAADPKQFFFFGISFTIIGTGFFKPNISTMVGKLYKDDDHRRDAGFSLFYAGVNLGALIGGYICIAVANGNMLASYVPQHLRWNVAFGFAAIVMIISLLTFTQTQKSLGEIGLSPLSHLEISKRRTFEIATYVGSLVIIPVIMTMVAKTEYTDYFMFVIGPASLLYLFYEMRYFSSAENKKLLAALVFIIFSIFFWAFFEQSGGSLSLFAANNLHNTVLGVKLDPNGVNNSANSLFVIAFAALIGMVWLWMNKRKFEPNTVVKFGLAFLFLAGGFYVFYYTKFFADASGRTSLDLFTFGWFIITFGELCLSPIGMSAMTKLSPQKTQAVIMGMWFLASAYGQYFAGLLGANIAEASENATNLEKLNVYADGYQQLAVYAVIAGIVLIAISPFVKKLMQDVK, from the coding sequence ATGAGTTCAACAATAGACGAAGTTCAGGATTTCAAAGGGATAAAGGTGGACGATATCCAGAACTTTAAAGGGAAATACCCAAAACAGCTTTGGTATTTATTTTTTAGTGAGATGTGGGAGCGTTTCTGTTTTTACGGAATGCGCGGAATGTTGGTGGTCTTTATGGTTAGCCAGCTGATGATGGATGAAAAAACAGCCAATCTGCAGTATGGTGCGACTCAGGCATTCGTTTATGCCTTCACGTTTATTGGAGGGTTGTTCGCCGATAAGATTTTAGGTTACAGAAAGTCATTGTTCTGGGGAGGATTGCTAATGATTGCCGGGAGTATTATTTTGGCAGCGGATCCGAAACAGTTCTTTTTCTTTGGAATCAGTTTCACCATTATCGGAACTGGTTTTTTCAAACCGAATATCTCCACTATGGTAGGTAAGTTATACAAAGACGACGATCACAGAAGGGATGCCGGTTTTTCTTTGTTTTATGCAGGGGTGAATTTAGGGGCCTTGATTGGTGGTTATATCTGTATTGCCGTTGCTAACGGTAATATGTTGGCTTCTTATGTTCCGCAACATTTGCGCTGGAATGTAGCCTTCGGATTTGCAGCAATCGTAATGATTATAAGTTTGCTGACTTTCACCCAAACCCAGAAAAGTTTAGGAGAGATTGGTTTGTCTCCATTATCTCATTTGGAAATTTCTAAACGAAGAACATTTGAAATTGCTACCTACGTAGGTTCTTTGGTAATTATTCCGGTTATCATGACGATGGTGGCCAAAACGGAATATACAGACTATTTTATGTTTGTTATCGGACCTGCTTCGCTGTTGTATCTGTTCTATGAAATGCGTTATTTTTCTTCAGCAGAAAATAAAAAGTTATTAGCTGCCTTGGTGTTTATCATCTTCTCTATTTTTTTCTGGGCCTTTTTTGAGCAAAGCGGCGGTTCCCTGAGTTTATTCGCAGCAAACAATCTGCACAATACAGTGTTGGGAGTGAAACTGGATCCTAACGGAGTAAATAATTCGGCGAATTCGTTATTCGTAATTGCTTTTGCAGCTTTGATCGGAATGGTGTGGTTGTGGATGAACAAACGAAAATTCGAACCTAATACAGTTGTAAAATTCGGATTGGCATTTCTATTCCTGGCAGGTGGTTTCTATGTGTTTTATTACACAAAATTCTTCGCGGATGCTTCTGGGAGAACATCCTTGGATCTGTTCACATTCGGTTGGTTCATCATAACCTTTGGGGAATTGTGTTTATCTCCAATCGGAATGAGTGCGATGACCAAATTGTCTCCTCAAAAAACACAAGCGGTTATCATGGGGATGTGGTTCCTAGCTAGTGCGTACGGACAGTATTTTGCAGGATTGTTAGGGGCTAATATCGCAGAGGCTTCTGAGAATGCAACGAACCTTGAAAAGTTAAATGTGTATGCAGACGGTTACCAGCAATTGGCTGTGTATGCGGTGATTGCCGGAATTGTATTGATAGCTATTTCCCCGTTCGTGAAAAAATTAATGCAGGACGTTAAGTAA
- a CDS encoding thioredoxin family protein — translation MKKILLGLLICLNTLVLSAQEGDLTWHTSIDKAMEVSKKEKKPMMLFFTGSDWCGWCVRLQKEVFYKEEFVKWAKENVVLVEVDFPRKKQLEPTLQQQNYALQNAFGVQGYPTVWFVNADIKEGKTNFTQLGRTGYVAGGPEAWISGADQILTNNKKG, via the coding sequence ATGAAAAAGATACTTTTAGGATTACTTATCTGCTTAAACACGTTAGTCTTGTCGGCCCAGGAAGGCGATTTGACATGGCATACCAGCATCGATAAAGCAATGGAGGTTTCCAAAAAGGAAAAAAAACCGATGATGTTGTTTTTTACCGGAAGCGATTGGTGCGGTTGGTGTGTTCGTTTGCAAAAAGAAGTTTTTTATAAAGAGGAGTTTGTAAAATGGGCAAAGGAGAATGTGGTTTTGGTGGAAGTTGATTTTCCTAGAAAAAAACAATTGGAACCCACTTTACAGCAGCAAAATTATGCTTTACAAAATGCCTTCGGAGTTCAGGGATATCCAACCGTTTGGTTTGTGAACGCCGACATCAAGGAAGGAAAAACAAATTTCACCCAACTTGGCAGAACAGGTTATGTTGCCGGAGGACCGGAAGCCTGGATTTCAGGAGCAGATCAGATTTTAACAAACAATAAAAAAGGATAA
- a CDS encoding thioredoxin family protein — MKKILFAVLFVLGNLAVQAQDAVGKEIKWMTLDEALKLQKEKPKKAKPIFMDVYTDWCGPCKMLDKNTFHDPKFVEYITENYYPVKFNGEGNFEVTYKGKKYANPGYDPNRKGRNSVHEFTMFLQVQGYPSMYVFDKAGEVKNPIVGYLTADQVIEELKKIN; from the coding sequence ATGAAAAAAATACTATTTGCCGTGCTTTTCGTTTTAGGAAACCTGGCAGTTCAAGCTCAAGATGCAGTAGGTAAAGAGATTAAGTGGATGACTTTGGATGAGGCATTAAAGCTTCAGAAGGAAAAACCGAAAAAAGCAAAGCCAATTTTCATGGATGTGTATACCGACTGGTGCGGACCGTGCAAGATGTTGGATAAAAATACTTTTCATGATCCTAAATTTGTAGAATACATCACTGAGAATTATTATCCGGTTAAATTTAACGGAGAAGGTAATTTTGAAGTGACTTACAAAGGAAAGAAGTACGCGAATCCGGGATATGACCCTAACAGGAAAGGACGAAATTCGGTTCATGAGTTTACCATGTTTTTGCAAGTACAAGGGTATCCGTCAATGTATGTTTTCGATAAAGCAGGGGAAGTGAAAAACCCGATAGTAGGTTACCTAACCGCCGATCAGGTAATCGAAGAACTCAAGAAGATAAATTAA
- a CDS encoding ComEC/Rec2 family competence protein, translating into MKIIKFPTFLITLSFVFGIVVNFYWRLDTAWIAVSNLIILIVFGIHFRLSNKHFFQKIYFSLSTCLLSFCIGMLTHSLHDHRGYKNHYSYSTTDADILKGTISERLKPNTYAEKYYFKITRLNEKKVFGKILLTVPKRVQAKQFNAGDQLFLKGKLSPIAKSFNPYQFDYASYLEKQNVFHQLNLNSGTYLKTGTNHNLDYYVETYRNKLLNSFEIHHFPKNVNLIIDALLLGQRQDMDSQMSNNYTNAGVIHILAISGLHIAILYALLLFILKPLNHFKKGKLLQFIIIIAFLWIFAFLSGLSASAVRSVVMFSLISFGLYINRSGNIYNILAVSMLIILLCNPNFLFDVGFQLSYIAVFSIIWLQPFYSAFKPSRFKLVNYFVDLLTISFVAQIGVLPLSLYYFHQVPLLFFLANLVVIPLSSFVLILGITVLAFNFIASGLAIILGKLLGFAIEIMNQYIAGIASFKTFVIKDIPFSFSLLLIFYLMLTAIVLWLYEKEYSRLILFLSSSFVFQILILFTLWQSKQGSEFIVFNNKKSPLLAEKRNDKIRVYSNDSLPKENKNLKAYSCGNFNQTLEVQPLQNVLFYDNRKILVIDSLGIYSLNQKPDILLLIQSPKVNLNRVIETIHPKAVIADATNYKSYVNRWKSTCETKKIPFHATAEKGFYKIEN; encoded by the coding sequence ATGAAAATAATAAAATTTCCTACATTTTTAATCACCTTGTCTTTTGTTTTTGGCATAGTTGTCAATTTTTATTGGCGACTGGATACGGCATGGATTGCGGTATCAAACCTTATAATACTAATTGTTTTCGGAATTCATTTCCGACTATCCAATAAGCATTTTTTTCAAAAAATTTACTTCAGTCTTTCTACCTGTCTGCTCTCTTTTTGCATTGGTATGCTGACGCATTCGCTTCATGATCATCGCGGCTATAAAAATCATTACAGTTATTCTACAACTGATGCCGATATATTAAAGGGCACAATCTCGGAAAGACTTAAACCCAATACCTATGCAGAAAAATATTATTTCAAAATAACCCGGTTAAACGAAAAAAAAGTCTTCGGAAAAATTCTTTTGACTGTTCCTAAAAGAGTCCAGGCTAAACAATTCAACGCCGGAGATCAGTTATTTCTTAAAGGTAAATTGTCCCCTATTGCAAAATCATTTAATCCTTACCAATTTGATTATGCATCTTATCTGGAAAAACAAAATGTATTCCATCAGCTAAATTTAAACTCTGGAACTTATCTAAAAACGGGGACCAATCACAATCTTGACTATTATGTAGAAACCTATCGGAATAAATTACTGAACAGCTTTGAAATCCATCATTTTCCAAAGAATGTCAATCTCATCATCGACGCACTGCTCTTAGGGCAACGACAGGATATGGATAGCCAAATGTCGAACAACTACACCAATGCAGGTGTCATTCATATTTTGGCTATTTCAGGTTTACATATTGCAATATTATATGCATTATTGCTTTTCATTCTCAAACCATTAAACCATTTTAAAAAAGGAAAACTGCTGCAATTCATAATCATAATAGCCTTTTTATGGATATTCGCCTTCTTGTCTGGTTTATCGGCGTCGGCAGTACGTTCTGTCGTTATGTTCAGCCTCATCAGTTTCGGTCTATATATTAACCGATCAGGAAACATCTATAATATACTGGCTGTTTCCATGTTGATTATCCTATTATGCAATCCGAATTTCTTATTCGATGTGGGTTTTCAGTTAAGTTATATTGCAGTTTTTTCTATCATTTGGCTGCAACCTTTCTACAGCGCATTCAAACCTTCCCGATTCAAACTGGTCAATTATTTTGTTGATCTTCTCACGATTTCATTTGTAGCGCAAATCGGGGTTTTACCACTGAGTCTGTACTACTTTCATCAGGTTCCTTTGCTCTTTTTCCTGGCGAATCTTGTGGTGATTCCGTTATCAAGTTTTGTACTGATTTTGGGAATTACTGTATTGGCTTTTAATTTCATTGCGTCGGGCTTGGCAATCATTTTAGGAAAATTACTCGGATTTGCCATCGAAATAATGAATCAGTACATTGCCGGGATTGCGTCCTTTAAAACATTTGTAATCAAAGACATTCCGTTTTCATTTTCGTTATTGCTGATTTTTTATCTGATGCTTACCGCTATCGTACTTTGGTTATACGAAAAAGAATATTCAAGACTCATTTTATTCTTAAGCAGCTCCTTTGTCTTTCAGATTTTGATTTTATTCACGCTGTGGCAATCCAAACAAGGAAGCGAATTTATCGTTTTCAACAACAAAAAAAGTCCATTGTTGGCAGAGAAACGAAATGACAAAATCCGTGTATATTCTAACGACAGTTTGCCGAAGGAAAATAAAAACCTGAAAGCCTATAGCTGCGGCAATTTCAATCAGACTCTAGAAGTGCAGCCACTTCAAAATGTATTGTTTTATGATAACCGAAAAATTTTAGTTATTGACAGTCTCGGCATTTATTCACTTAACCAGAAACCGGACATTTTGTTATTGATCCAATCGCCGAAAGTAAATTTGAATCGTGTAATTGAAACTATTCATCCGAAAGCAGTAATAGCGGATGCCACGAATTACAAAAGCTATGTAAACCGATGGAAATCCACGTGCGAAACAAAAAAAATCCCTTTTCACGCTACCGCAGAAAAGGGATTCTATAAAATTGAAAATTAA